One region of Natronobacterium texcoconense genomic DNA includes:
- a CDS encoding thiolase family protein gives MTRSETNVVLVDGARTPHGTLLGSLADVEAVELARTALDGLLERVEVDGDDVDWVSLGNAIQAGIGQVPGRQAVVESDLPNATQVTTVNEASGSGLRAITLAADRIDAGRAELAIAGGFESMTNAPWILPDYRKGRRHGDVQIKDSMILDSLWDVNMDVHMGEITERMVDREGISREQQDEYALESHRLAAEAIDSGTFDEEIVPVETGRETVDRDEGPRPNSTLEDLADLPTSFREDGTITPGNASKLSDGAGTVLLADEDVAAERGLEPMAQLVDYDLVYHDPDEFNEAVGDVVEELLEQNDLAVGDVDAFWINEAFAAQSVYVMDRLGIPRENVNPLGGAVAFGHPIGGSGGMLATSLAYQLENDDDVTRGMVGMSVGGGGAIMALLESP, from the coding sequence ATGACACGATCCGAGACGAACGTCGTCCTGGTAGACGGTGCACGAACCCCACACGGTACGTTGCTGGGCTCGCTTGCGGACGTCGAAGCCGTCGAGTTAGCCCGAACCGCGCTGGACGGTCTGCTCGAGCGCGTCGAGGTAGACGGTGACGACGTCGACTGGGTGAGCCTCGGCAACGCTATCCAGGCCGGAATCGGCCAGGTGCCGGGGCGACAGGCAGTCGTCGAGTCCGACCTCCCGAACGCGACCCAGGTCACGACGGTCAACGAGGCCTCCGGCTCCGGCCTCCGCGCGATCACGCTCGCGGCGGACCGCATCGACGCCGGCCGCGCAGAACTCGCAATCGCTGGCGGCTTCGAGTCGATGACGAACGCTCCCTGGATTCTGCCGGACTACCGCAAGGGACGTCGCCACGGCGACGTACAGATCAAGGACTCGATGATCCTCGACTCGCTGTGGGACGTCAACATGGACGTCCACATGGGCGAGATCACCGAACGGATGGTCGACCGCGAGGGCATCTCCCGAGAACAGCAGGACGAGTACGCCCTCGAGAGTCACCGGCTGGCGGCCGAGGCCATCGACTCGGGGACGTTCGACGAAGAGATCGTTCCCGTCGAAACCGGCCGAGAAACGGTCGACCGCGACGAGGGCCCCCGCCCCAACTCGACGCTCGAGGATCTGGCCGACCTGCCGACCTCGTTCCGCGAGGACGGGACCATCACGCCCGGCAACGCGTCGAAACTCAGCGACGGCGCGGGAACGGTCCTGCTCGCCGACGAGGACGTGGCCGCAGAACGCGGCCTCGAGCCGATGGCCCAACTCGTCGACTACGACCTCGTCTACCACGACCCCGACGAGTTCAACGAGGCCGTCGGCGACGTCGTCGAGGAACTGCTCGAGCAAAACGATCTCGCGGTCGGGGACGTCGACGCCTTCTGGATCAACGAGGCCTTCGCCGCACAGTCGGTGTACGTGATGGACCGACTCGGTATCCCACGCGAGAACGTGAATCCCCTCGGCGGTGCGGTCGCCTTCGGCCACCCGATCGGTGGCTCCGGCGGGATGCTTGCAACGAGTCTCGCCTACCAACTCGAGAACGACGACGACGTAACCAGGGGGATGGTCGGCATGAGCGTCGGCGGCGGCGGCGCGATCATGGCGCTGCTCGAGTCGCCCTGA
- a CDS encoding monovalent cation/H+ antiporter subunit E: MTTGNGVAVPVSPSSTLEKTVSYAIDAVQRGEGSGTIHLVLTTPGHHVGEQGLERDRRLLSETKAHASNVSDDVSVQTALLGADEYFADPLDHFELLLEYVEEHDLERVIIDPSYSVDATAHALQSIETVLDDANVHYELAPVSGTWRPTQAELVRGGIIGAVAFAFYVALGGPTYPFALATGVVTGLIAAVLLRNVAFERTPHLVPALSVVARGVVFVPYLLWEITKANVQFAYVVLHPSLPIDPCLDRVDAAVGDGLSVTAFANSITLTPGTLTVDTVGNELLVHSLAPSARDDLVEGVHERAVRYLFYGREGLELPGPAERDDVEPIVEPSEPTGGVSDD; this comes from the coding sequence GTGACTACCGGGAATGGCGTCGCCGTCCCGGTCAGCCCGTCGTCGACGCTCGAAAAGACGGTTTCCTACGCTATCGACGCCGTCCAGAGAGGCGAGGGATCGGGCACGATCCATCTCGTCCTCACGACGCCGGGCCACCACGTCGGCGAACAGGGACTCGAACGCGACAGGCGACTCCTGTCGGAAACCAAAGCCCACGCGTCCAACGTCAGTGACGACGTCTCCGTTCAGACGGCACTGCTCGGGGCGGACGAGTACTTCGCCGATCCGCTCGATCACTTCGAGTTGCTCCTCGAGTACGTCGAGGAACACGACCTCGAGCGCGTGATCATCGATCCGTCCTACTCGGTCGACGCGACGGCACACGCGCTCCAGTCCATCGAAACGGTGCTCGACGACGCGAACGTCCACTACGAACTCGCACCTGTCTCGGGGACTTGGCGTCCCACGCAGGCAGAACTCGTTCGAGGTGGCATCATCGGCGCGGTCGCTTTTGCCTTCTACGTGGCACTTGGCGGCCCGACCTACCCGTTCGCGCTCGCCACAGGTGTCGTCACCGGGCTCATTGCAGCGGTACTGTTGCGAAACGTCGCGTTCGAACGGACGCCACACCTCGTTCCCGCGCTGTCGGTCGTCGCTCGCGGTGTGGTGTTCGTTCCGTACCTGCTGTGGGAGATCACGAAGGCGAACGTCCAGTTCGCCTACGTCGTGTTACATCCTTCGCTGCCGATCGATCCGTGTCTCGACCGGGTCGACGCGGCGGTCGGCGACGGCCTCTCGGTGACGGCCTTCGCCAACAGCATCACGCTGACGCCGGGAACGCTGACCGTCGATACGGTCGGCAACGAACTGCTCGTTCACTCGCTCGCGCCGTCTGCCCGCGACGATCTCGTCGAGGGCGTCCACGAGCGGGCGGTTCGGTACCTCTTCTACGGACGAGAGGGGCTCGAACTGCCCGGTCCGGCAGAGCGGGACGACGTCGAACCGATCGTCGAACCGTCCGAACCGACTGGAGGTGTAAGTGATGACTGA
- a CDS encoding cation:proton antiporter: protein MTDLANAALVLAAAIVVLLAAAVLYRVVAGPTTHDRVIAINVIGTSIVIVLALVAAGLDRPEYLDIAIVYAILNFVLSLVVGRFSYRSREVEWR, encoded by the coding sequence ATGACTGACCTGGCAAACGCCGCGCTGGTACTTGCCGCAGCGATCGTCGTTCTGCTCGCTGCTGCCGTTCTCTACCGGGTCGTCGCCGGTCCGACGACTCACGACCGCGTGATCGCGATCAACGTCATTGGTACGAGTATCGTCATCGTCCTGGCGCTCGTCGCCGCTGGACTCGATCGACCGGAGTACCTCGATATCGCGATCGTTTACGCGATCCTCAACTTCGTCCTGAGTCTGGTCGTCGGACGGTTCTCCTACCGTAGCAGGGAGGTGGAGTGGCGATGA
- the mnhG gene encoding monovalent cation/H(+) antiporter subunit G, with translation MTLVTVLVVLFAALGVFFTMVAAVGVLRLPDVYTRSHAATKADTLGAGFAILAVGIYFGTAGELLRVGLLLVFVYITNPTAAHAITRAAYSQDIEIWTTDGNDEEGSR, from the coding sequence ATGACGCTCGTCACTGTACTCGTCGTCCTGTTTGCCGCCCTCGGCGTCTTCTTCACGATGGTCGCCGCGGTCGGCGTGCTCCGACTTCCGGACGTCTACACCCGCTCGCACGCAGCGACGAAGGCCGACACGCTCGGGGCCGGGTTCGCGATTCTGGCCGTCGGGATCTACTTCGGCACCGCCGGCGAACTGCTCAGAGTCGGCCTGCTGCTCGTGTTCGTCTACATCACGAACCCGACGGCAGCACACGCAATCACCCGCGCCGCCTACAGTCAGGATATCGAAATCTGGACCACTGACGGAAACGACGAGGAGGGATCACGATGA
- a CDS encoding DUF4040 domain-containing protein: MIWLALEFALIAFVVGAAVFVAFARDVVGAIVTYAAFTLGIAVIWVLLAAPDVALIEAAVGAGVTSVLFLIAVMKTTGMSGENEDGEGTGPDGDASRFRSINLPALTMVLGLAIPLGYVVLSLPPIGAPDAPAVSATYTGGDPTPYGYYIQETLPETGFPNAVVAVLVVYRGLDTLGELIVAFAAAVSILIVLEREDIL, translated from the coding sequence ATGATCTGGCTTGCACTCGAGTTCGCACTGATCGCGTTCGTCGTCGGCGCCGCCGTATTCGTCGCGTTCGCCCGCGACGTCGTTGGCGCAATCGTGACGTACGCCGCGTTCACACTCGGTATCGCGGTGATCTGGGTGTTGCTCGCTGCGCCCGACGTAGCACTGATCGAGGCCGCCGTCGGCGCCGGCGTCACGTCCGTCCTGTTCCTGATCGCCGTGATGAAGACGACGGGTATGTCCGGAGAAAACGAAGACGGCGAGGGAACCGGACCAGACGGTGACGCCAGTCGATTCCGGTCGATCAACCTGCCCGCGCTGACGATGGTGCTCGGGCTGGCGATCCCGCTTGGCTACGTCGTCCTCTCGTTACCGCCGATCGGCGCCCCCGACGCGCCGGCAGTCTCGGCTACCTACACCGGCGGCGATCCGACGCCGTACGGCTACTACATTCAGGAGACGTTGCCGGAGACGGGATTCCCGAACGCGGTCGTCGCCGTCCTGGTCGTCTACCGTGGTCTGGACACGCTCGGTGAACTGATCGTGGCCTTCGCGGCCGCCGTGAGCATCCTCATCGTACTCGAACGGGAGGACATCCTATGA
- a CDS encoding MnhB domain-containing protein, whose product MSGDDEVHGYVTDDDPDEKEEIVEGDTHGDTQDAAEDATARELDELEGDEEAVPPVQIQSPVVKTVARIVTPFVIAFGVYLTLFGTSLPGGAFQGGVMMASAVILIGLAFGFEPTQRWLDPRGLAGLFVLGAFLFGGIAIVAVPLGGAVLELFVFPLSVEDMVKLVEVAIAALVSGVIIGLVIWLAAGYEKAEKDGGDDA is encoded by the coding sequence ATGAGCGGAGACGACGAAGTTCACGGGTACGTCACCGACGACGACCCCGACGAGAAAGAGGAAATCGTCGAAGGCGACACCCACGGCGACACACAGGACGCAGCCGAAGACGCCACCGCTCGAGAACTCGACGAACTCGAGGGCGACGAGGAAGCCGTTCCGCCGGTCCAGATCCAGAGTCCGGTCGTCAAGACGGTCGCACGGATCGTCACGCCGTTCGTCATCGCCTTCGGGGTCTATCTCACGCTGTTCGGTACCAGTCTCCCCGGCGGCGCGTTCCAGGGTGGCGTCATGATGGCTTCCGCAGTCATCCTGATCGGACTGGCCTTTGGCTTCGAACCGACCCAGCGCTGGCTCGATCCCCGCGGACTGGCCGGACTCTTCGTCCTCGGTGCGTTCCTGTTCGGCGGGATCGCGATCGTTGCGGTCCCCCTCGGCGGAGCGGTCCTCGAGTTGTTCGTCTTCCCGCTGTCGGTCGAGGACATGGTCAAACTCGTCGAAGTGGCCATCGCCGCACTGGTCAGTGGCGTGATCATCGGGCTGGTGATCTGGCTCGCTGCCGGCTACGAGAAAGCCGAAAAAGACGGAGGTGACGACGCGTGA
- a CDS encoding sodium:proton antiporter, translated as MIDGTYHYYLTAFVLFLVGMYMMIDNRNLIKKVIGLNFAQISIYLMLVTIGYIEDSNPPIVGVGLEEPHSNPLVHVLVLTAIVVGVAVTALALALVIRLYAEFGTVDAREIEAKIAASEGGDKGGGSDD; from the coding sequence GTGATCGACGGAACCTATCACTACTACCTGACGGCGTTCGTGTTGTTCCTAGTCGGAATGTACATGATGATCGACAACCGGAACCTCATCAAGAAGGTCATCGGGCTCAACTTCGCCCAGATCTCGATCTACCTGATGCTGGTAACGATCGGCTACATCGAAGACTCGAACCCGCCGATCGTCGGCGTCGGTCTCGAGGAACCACATTCGAATCCGCTGGTTCACGTGCTCGTGCTGACCGCGATTGTCGTCGGTGTCGCGGTGACGGCGCTTGCGCTCGCGCTCGTTATTCGGCTCTACGCGGAGTTCGGGACGGTCGACGCACGCGAGATCGAGGCGAAGATAGCTGCAAGCGAGGGCGGCGACAAGGGAGGTGGCAGCGATGACTGA
- a CDS encoding cation:proton antiporter, with product MTDVIVASTSIEPSIRPAAVLLVPLITVGLIFLSKNRPNLREAWSILAAVTMFGIVASMVPGVLEGQVYETDLGFFVDEIELALRADALGMLFALVASGLYVVTAIYSIGYMRGHHEPFQTRFFAMLCASVGAALGVAFASNLFMLLVFYEVLTLATYPLVAHDESEEARVSGYKYLAYALSGGLAIFGGMIAVFWLTGSITFTRGGIEGIAQVAASDPWAARGAFALLAGGFCVKAAVMPLHSWLPSAMVAPTPVSGLLHAVAVVKAGAFGVARTVIDVFGPGTVGDIGMGLPLTIAAGATILIASLFALRQDNLKARLAYSTIAQLSYIVLGLSLLSQMGLMGGLLHIPAHAFSKLTLFLCAGALYVQLDVKYISEMAGVGKRMPITMSAFGLASFSMAGIPLMAGFVSKWHLIWGGAEAGYLLVTPLLVLSGALNVAYFWPIVYTAFFESEDAADQKPVLDNPFGGAPGARAYRPDGGTEPDDDHEDHDHHGHPDLPPADGWDRANWRGGETTLLMLVPLMTTATLMLLFGMAPDYVVFFDLIEEIVEGAMEVSN from the coding sequence ATGACTGACGTGATCGTCGCGAGCACGTCCATAGAGCCGTCGATTCGGCCCGCAGCGGTGTTGCTCGTCCCGCTTATCACCGTCGGGCTGATCTTCCTCTCGAAGAACCGGCCGAACCTCCGTGAGGCGTGGTCGATCCTCGCCGCCGTGACGATGTTCGGGATCGTCGCCAGCATGGTCCCGGGCGTCCTCGAGGGTCAGGTCTACGAGACCGATCTCGGGTTCTTCGTCGACGAGATCGAACTCGCCCTGCGTGCCGACGCGCTCGGCATGCTGTTCGCGCTCGTCGCCAGCGGTCTCTACGTCGTTACCGCAATCTACAGCATCGGCTACATGCGCGGCCACCACGAGCCGTTCCAGACGCGCTTCTTCGCGATGCTGTGTGCGAGCGTCGGTGCCGCGCTGGGCGTCGCGTTCGCGTCGAACCTGTTCATGCTGCTGGTCTTCTACGAGGTACTGACGCTCGCAACCTACCCGCTGGTCGCCCACGACGAGTCCGAGGAGGCCCGCGTCTCGGGGTACAAGTACCTCGCGTACGCGCTCTCCGGCGGACTGGCTATCTTCGGCGGGATGATCGCAGTCTTCTGGCTGACCGGCAGTATCACGTTCACTCGAGGCGGCATCGAGGGAATCGCTCAGGTCGCGGCCTCCGATCCGTGGGCCGCACGCGGCGCCTTTGCTCTGCTTGCCGGCGGCTTCTGTGTGAAAGCGGCCGTGATGCCGCTGCACTCCTGGCTGCCGAGTGCGATGGTCGCACCGACGCCAGTCTCGGGACTGCTGCATGCGGTTGCGGTCGTCAAGGCCGGCGCGTTCGGCGTCGCCCGGACCGTGATCGACGTCTTCGGACCGGGGACAGTCGGCGACATCGGCATGGGACTGCCGCTGACGATCGCCGCCGGTGCGACGATCCTCATCGCGAGCCTGTTCGCGCTCCGGCAGGACAACCTGAAGGCGCGGCTGGCGTACTCGACAATCGCCCAGCTATCCTACATCGTGCTCGGGCTCTCCCTGCTGTCCCAGATGGGACTGATGGGCGGATTGCTCCACATCCCGGCACACGCGTTCTCGAAGCTGACGCTGTTCCTCTGTGCCGGTGCGTTGTACGTCCAGCTCGACGTCAAGTACATCAGCGAGATGGCCGGCGTCGGCAAACGGATGCCGATCACGATGAGCGCGTTCGGCCTCGCCAGCTTCAGCATGGCCGGCATCCCGCTGATGGCCGGCTTCGTCAGCAAGTGGCACCTCATCTGGGGTGGCGCCGAAGCGGGCTACCTGCTCGTTACCCCGCTGCTCGTCCTCTCGGGTGCCCTGAACGTCGCGTACTTCTGGCCGATCGTATACACGGCGTTCTTCGAGTCCGAAGACGCCGCCGACCAGAAGCCAGTGCTCGACAACCCCTTCGGCGGCGCGCCCGGCGCACGGGCGTACCGACCGGACGGTGGAACGGAGCCGGACGACGACCACGAGGACCACGACCACCACGGTCATCCCGACCTCCCGCCAGCGGACGGCTGGGACCGCGCCAACTGGCGCGGCGGGGAGACGACACTGCTGATGCTCGTCCCACTGATGACGACCGCGACGCTGATGCTCCTGTTCGGGATGGCTCCGGACTACGTCGTCTTCTTCGACCTCATCGAGGAAATCGTCGAGGGAGCAATGGAGGTGTCTAACTAA
- a CDS encoding Na(+)/H(+) antiporter subunit D, with translation MNELLSIPPALIVAAAALIVPFASRRIAHGVSVVSLLAVVAWALLVPDGVGPTYTFMGLEIVTVAVDDFSRLMAIIFGGFGAAAVAWAYFADTDNRHLLWGLAYVAPSLWTVMVGDWLGLVVGWEVMAITSTVFIWLSGGTAVRAGYRYALAHGIGGSLLLAGVVLYLFAADPSPTALHFDGTGISGVPIPIAGSTVSLAAVLAGVGIGVNTAMIGLHSWLPDTYPQPHVATSVFLCCYTTKSAVYAAYRAFPDGNAVIAFVGAGMAIYGAAFALAQKDMRRLLSYHIQSQVGIMLAGIGVGSALGIAGAFAHLFNHILYKGLLFMAAGILILQLKENRLDNFGAIGTSAPIALVVFLVGAMSISGVPGFNGFISKGMVMDAADYDFPSNVVVFGDFSIDILFWMIVVGSMGTFASFIKFGYYAFLQGDPIETTDANLGHTIVAGTVAAGCVIFGVYYQALFAILPEMGNVGELDPYSLSHLLKAGYLAAGGIAIFVLGRPIIDRLHGGFDVDQIYDPATFYGARAISGGLGNVYNAVNDLVVGTGWRLVGAVHDPNTAIRGAIPSQWTEAYDRRYESTPGKTGGKLGIGLTIYVAAGVLTLALAIALFI, from the coding sequence ATGAACGAACTACTCTCGATTCCGCCGGCACTGATCGTCGCCGCTGCAGCCCTGATCGTACCGTTCGCCTCCCGGCGAATCGCCCACGGTGTCAGCGTCGTCTCGCTGCTCGCCGTCGTCGCCTGGGCACTGCTCGTCCCCGACGGCGTGGGTCCGACGTACACGTTCATGGGTCTCGAGATCGTCACCGTCGCGGTCGACGACTTCTCGAGACTGATGGCGATCATCTTCGGCGGGTTCGGTGCCGCCGCGGTCGCGTGGGCGTACTTCGCGGACACGGACAACCGCCACCTGCTGTGGGGACTCGCCTACGTCGCACCGTCGCTGTGGACCGTGATGGTCGGCGACTGGCTCGGACTGGTCGTCGGCTGGGAAGTGATGGCCATCACGAGTACCGTCTTCATCTGGCTCTCCGGCGGCACCGCGGTGCGTGCGGGGTATCGATACGCACTCGCACACGGGATCGGCGGGAGCCTCCTGCTGGCCGGCGTCGTGCTCTACCTCTTCGCGGCCGACCCCAGCCCGACCGCACTGCACTTCGATGGCACGGGAATCAGCGGCGTTCCGATCCCGATCGCCGGGAGCACGGTCTCGCTGGCCGCCGTCCTCGCCGGTGTCGGCATCGGCGTCAACACGGCGATGATCGGCCTGCACAGCTGGCTGCCGGACACCTACCCGCAGCCCCACGTCGCCACGTCGGTCTTCCTCTGTTGTTACACCACGAAGTCGGCCGTCTACGCAGCTTACCGTGCGTTCCCCGACGGGAACGCCGTAATCGCGTTCGTCGGTGCTGGGATGGCAATCTACGGCGCGGCGTTCGCACTGGCCCAGAAGGACATGCGTCGTCTGCTGTCCTACCACATCCAGTCCCAGGTCGGGATCATGCTCGCCGGCATCGGCGTCGGCTCCGCGCTCGGGATCGCTGGCGCGTTCGCCCACCTGTTCAACCACATCCTCTACAAGGGACTGCTGTTCATGGCCGCCGGCATCCTGATCCTTCAGTTGAAGGAGAACCGACTCGACAACTTCGGCGCGATCGGCACCTCCGCGCCGATCGCGCTGGTCGTGTTCCTCGTCGGCGCCATGTCGATTAGCGGCGTCCCCGGCTTCAACGGCTTCATCAGCAAGGGGATGGTGATGGACGCCGCCGACTACGACTTCCCCTCCAACGTCGTCGTCTTCGGCGACTTCTCGATCGACATCCTGTTCTGGATGATCGTGGTCGGCAGCATGGGCACGTTCGCGTCGTTCATCAAGTTCGGCTACTACGCCTTCCTGCAGGGCGATCCGATCGAGACGACCGACGCGAATCTCGGGCACACGATCGTCGCGGGCACGGTCGCTGCCGGCTGTGTCATCTTCGGGGTCTACTACCAGGCCCTGTTCGCCATCCTGCCGGAGATGGGGAACGTCGGGGAACTCGACCCCTACTCGCTGTCGCACCTGCTGAAGGCCGGCTACCTCGCGGCCGGCGGGATCGCAATCTTCGTCCTCGGCAGACCGATCATCGATCGCCTCCACGGTGGCTTCGACGTCGACCAGATCTACGACCCGGCGACGTTCTACGGCGCTCGAGCGATCTCGGGTGGCCTCGGCAACGTCTACAACGCGGTCAACGACCTCGTGGTCGGAACCGGCTGGCGGCTGGTCGGAGCCGTCCACGATCCCAACACCGCCATCCGCGGAGCGATCCCGTCCCAGTGGACGGAGGCGTACGACAGACGATACGAAAGTACTCCCGGGAAGACCGGTGGCAAACTCGGGATCGGCCTGACGATCTACGTCGCGGCCGGCGTGCTCACGCTCGCACTCGCCATCGCACTCTTTATCTAA
- a CDS encoding monovalent cation/H+ antiporter subunit D family protein has translation MEWILAAIVLLPLISAAVPIAATVRWKGVGWSFASLIVTATLGLSVVLAWMVAQDGQQNHVLGGIPTPFGIELFADEFSMVVILLVLLVCLGVLVYTRVGGPRGNAFYGGFLLLVGGMLGILLTGDLFNMYVFLEIMAISSYALVSASKYRWSTYAAFKYLLVGTVGAGFYLLGVALILASTGTLTMRLLPELLAEVGYTDPVVTAAFVLMAVGLAIKIALFPVHTWLADAHASAPDGISAVISALVPAVAMYAFARVLFTVFTMDFLAANPTVSNLLLVAALFSLFAGSFFALLQDHIKLVLAYSTVSQFGLIFVGIAIANETAVFGSILQIFGHGVVKASLFVLAGMFALRFGGIRTLEEYAGVAKRAPVMAGAFAVLGVAMIGLPPTVGFVGKWYIALGAFEEGMWLVSLLVLGSTLLSAGYILPFINRIYFHPFEGEDVDPAAITKGMLIAIIIGATLGLTLGFASAEIQGAVSGAVEGLVA, from the coding sequence ATGGAGTGGATCCTCGCCGCGATCGTCCTCCTGCCGCTGATCTCGGCGGCAGTACCGATCGCCGCGACCGTCCGGTGGAAAGGTGTCGGCTGGTCGTTCGCCAGCCTGATCGTCACCGCCACGCTCGGGCTGTCGGTCGTCCTCGCGTGGATGGTCGCACAGGACGGCCAGCAGAACCACGTACTCGGCGGTATTCCGACGCCGTTCGGTATCGAACTGTTCGCCGACGAGTTCTCGATGGTCGTCATCCTGCTCGTCCTGCTGGTCTGTCTGGGCGTCCTCGTCTACACGCGCGTAGGCGGCCCTCGAGGGAACGCCTTCTACGGCGGCTTCCTCCTGCTGGTCGGCGGGATGCTCGGCATCCTGCTTACCGGCGACCTGTTCAATATGTACGTCTTCCTCGAGATCATGGCGATTTCGTCCTATGCCCTGGTCTCGGCGTCGAAGTACCGGTGGTCGACGTACGCGGCGTTCAAGTACCTGCTCGTCGGGACCGTCGGCGCCGGCTTCTACCTGCTCGGGGTCGCTCTGATCCTCGCGTCGACGGGGACGCTCACTATGCGGCTACTTCCCGAGTTGCTCGCTGAGGTTGGCTACACCGATCCCGTGGTGACCGCTGCGTTCGTCCTGATGGCGGTCGGGCTCGCGATCAAGATCGCGCTGTTCCCGGTCCACACCTGGCTGGCGGACGCCCACGCGTCCGCGCCGGACGGGATCAGTGCCGTCATCTCGGCGCTCGTGCCTGCGGTCGCGATGTACGCGTTCGCTCGCGTGCTGTTTACCGTCTTCACGATGGACTTCCTGGCAGCAAACCCGACGGTCTCGAACCTGCTGCTGGTTGCTGCGCTCTTTAGCCTCTTTGCCGGGAGCTTCTTCGCACTCCTGCAGGATCACATCAAACTCGTGCTGGCGTACTCGACGGTCTCGCAGTTCGGTCTCATCTTCGTCGGGATCGCAATCGCGAACGAGACGGCCGTCTTCGGCTCGATCCTCCAGATCTTCGGCCACGGCGTCGTCAAGGCTTCGCTGTTCGTTCTCGCCGGCATGTTCGCGCTTCGGTTCGGCGGCATCCGGACGCTCGAGGAGTACGCCGGCGTCGCGAAACGCGCACCGGTCATGGCGGGTGCCTTCGCCGTGCTCGGGGTCGCGATGATCGGGCTGCCGCCGACGGTCGGGTTCGTCGGCAAGTGGTACATCGCGCTCGGTGCCTTCGAGGAGGGTATGTGGCTCGTCTCCCTGCTCGTCCTCGGGAGCACGCTCCTGTCGGCAGGGTACATCCTGCCTTTCATCAACCGGATCTACTTCCACCCGTTCGAGGGTGAGGACGTCGATCCGGCCGCGATCACGAAGGGCATGCTGATCGCTATCATCATCGGCGCGACCCTCGGCCTGACGCTCGGCTTCGCCTCCGCCGAGATCCAGGGGGCAGTCAGCGGCGCGGTCGAAGGGCTGGTCGCCTGA
- a CDS encoding tyrosine-type recombinase/integrase — protein sequence MSDTIDVAIADAVDAYLQRKAVGDPDGSGAGTYAANAESILRRFAEWIEHEHGVTAIRALEATHMRSYARELCARTDEGTYTPSTAHTYYAVVRAFLSWCVRGGILAENPATKREAEAELPAATQRDDDRWTADSRRRLERYVRERALEADPVDSAERRNRLREYAMVALLAHSAVRGSELFRVPEDDRRTGATWDDVDFYTGTIRVLGKSQRQEDVTLLAPARTPLRRYGVVLDPPSNDWPLFPTRHAPSIASRVRKQLRERGFDEEEVETLLEDNTATELARDRSIAPPAITTEGARSVLKRLCREAGVEVDGDYLTPRGVRAETDDDGRYRRDATPSTPALRTSVPERAIAVPESRAGDGSIIDVEARELEDDET from the coding sequence ATGAGCGATACGATCGACGTGGCGATCGCGGACGCGGTCGACGCCTACCTCCAGCGGAAAGCCGTCGGCGACCCGGACGGCTCCGGTGCGGGAACGTACGCGGCAAACGCCGAATCGATCCTCCGGCGGTTCGCCGAGTGGATCGAGCACGAACACGGCGTGACCGCGATCCGGGCGCTCGAGGCCACGCACATGCGATCGTACGCACGCGAACTGTGCGCGCGGACCGACGAGGGGACCTACACGCCGTCGACCGCCCACACCTACTACGCGGTCGTCCGGGCGTTTCTCTCGTGGTGCGTTCGCGGCGGTATTCTCGCGGAAAACCCGGCGACGAAACGGGAGGCGGAGGCCGAACTCCCGGCTGCGACGCAGCGAGACGACGACCGCTGGACGGCCGACTCTCGGCGCCGACTCGAGCGGTACGTCCGGGAACGCGCGCTCGAGGCCGACCCCGTCGATTCCGCCGAGCGTCGAAACCGGCTGCGCGAGTACGCGATGGTTGCCCTGCTCGCACACTCGGCCGTGCGTGGCTCCGAACTGTTCCGGGTGCCCGAGGACGACCGGCGGACGGGCGCGACGTGGGACGACGTCGACTTCTATACGGGGACGATTCGCGTCCTCGGCAAGTCCCAGCGCCAGGAGGACGTGACGTTGCTCGCGCCCGCGAGAACGCCACTGCGACGGTACGGTGTCGTCCTCGACCCGCCCTCGAACGACTGGCCGCTGTTCCCGACACGACACGCCCCTTCGATCGCCAGCCGCGTCCGGAAACAGCTTCGTGAGCGCGGCTTCGACGAGGAAGAAGTCGAGACGCTGCTCGAGGACAACACTGCGACCGAACTGGCACGCGATCGATCGATCGCACCGCCCGCGATCACGACCGAGGGCGCTCGCTCCGTGCTCAAACGGCTCTGTCGCGAGGCGGGCGTCGAGGTCGACGGCGACTACCTGACGCCACGCGGCGTGCGGGCCGAGACCGACGACGACGGACGGTACCGACGCGACGCGACGCCCTCGACGCCGGCGTTACGAACCTCCGTCCCCGAACGCGCGATCGCAGTACCCGAATCGCGGGCCGGCGACGGCTCGATCATCGACGTCGAGGCTCGAGAACTCGAGGACGACGAGACGTAA